The DNA segment ATGCTCTATATCGAGTTCTCATGTGGTGGTGAGGACTTCGGGAAACTTTCTATACTGGGAATGGTATTGCTTGAACCATACCAAAAGTAGCAAGACAAAAGAATAAAAGTGGTGGTTTGACTGTTGTCGTAGCTGGTAGAACTTATAGTTCTTGTCCTTTTTAAAATTTAGGAATCCTCGTCCTACCAGATAGGATTACCTCTGCTAGATAAATTTGTAATTTATACAGCAAATCTTAATACTGCTGGAAGCTAACCCGATTAATTAGCCTCCAGCTTTTTTATGTGTTAAGAAGGGGGGGAGAAGATAAATTCTGACTAATGACTATTAACTTATAGCAGTTTTCATTTGCATGAGGTACAAATTCACTTGCTTTGAGGCAGGAGGCAGAAGAATAATTTTTATATTTAGTTCTCCAGTTGTGTACCTCATTTAGTCACAACCTGCTGTATATCTTGCACCACTTGCTTATTGCTAAAATCATCAAGCCAAAAAGCCTTTCATAAGTCCAGTATTCAATATAGTCACTTTCTAATTACATCAATGAGTGATTTAACCAAAGTATTTATTGCACCTGAGGAAATTGTCAATTTTCTCAAAAAAAATATGCAGTTGAAAGAGGTATATCAAAAAATCTTATTTCAACGGTTGATTTTGCAGGTGGCTGAGGCTAGGGGAATCACCGTGACAACGGAAGAAATTGAGGCTGAGGCTAACCGCCAGCGTCGGGAAAAGCGTTTAGAGAAAGCCGCAGATACTATGGCGTGGTTAGCAGATCAGTTGGCTTCCCCAGAGGATTGGGAAATGGGTATACGCGATCGCTTATTATCTCAAAAGTTAGCTAATTTTTTATTCGCTGATAAAGTAGAAGCTTTTTTTATTCAAAATCAACTGGAGTTTGAGCAAGTTAGTCTCTATCAAATTATTGTCGATTCGGAAAAACTCGCTCAAGAAATTTACTACCAAATTGAAGATGAGGAAATTAGTTTCTATGAGGCTGCATATTTATATGATGTTGATGCTGTTCGTAGGCAAAGATGCGGTTACGAAGGTAAGGTTTATCGATTTTCTCTCCCTGTAAATGTAGCCACAGTTATCTTTAGAACATCTCCTAAACAGTTAATAAGTCCCCTACAAACTGAGCAAGGTTATCACCTATTTATGGTAGAGGAATTTATACCTGCTGAATTAACGGGGGAAAGATATCAAGAAATTCTCAATAATATGTTTAACCAATGGTTGATTACTGAACTAAATAAGATTCTAAATTAATCTGTAGAAAATCAATTACAAGAATATTGAAAACTATTCTTGGAAGCCAAATATATTTCATTAGAATATAAATAATCAAGTTTTACATTTTCTGTTGAGAGAGTACCTAATTTCAAATGTTATTCTGTGACATAATTATAACTGATATAATTTATTTGCTTGGCTTTCTTGTAAAGATATATACACCTAAAAAAGGAAATTATTTTTGTTGGTATAAAAATATTTTTATCAGTAGTTATGTTATTGTAAATTTAATCAAATTTATTGTATCTTTACTACTTAATAAGTGTAGTTATTGTCCAATACAAGGACTTTTCGGAAATCAAATATGAATCCGATATATTTCCTGCTCAAGGTAGATGTATGTCTACTTATTATCTTTATAATTATTATCTTGAACTAGAAGAAATCCACTAAAAAATGCAGTTATTCAGTTTGATTTTTTGTCCGCAAACTAAAAGCAAAACTAATCTAATATTCAAACTTTTATCGTGTTCAATAAGTAATAGTTATTCTTTGCATGGTTAATATAAAGATTTGATGAAGTTTTAAGTTTTCCAACGAAAACTATTGACTATATGATGAAAAATTCTTAAAAGAATAACAGTGGTGTAAAACACTAAATTAAATCACTGTCACTGTTAAGAGAATTTAGTCTTTTAATTAACTCCAGGCACATCAGATTCTACTGCTGAAAACAATTATTGTTAGGTGGATGTAAATAGCATTGTTTACACCTATACCTAGCTCTAGCTGCATATGTTTTTACTCCTATGTATAACAGGCTTTAACCTCTTATTAGTCTCTAAAAAAACTAAGTTTAAAGATTAAGAGGCTTACCTCTGAACTAAAAGTGCAAAGTTCAGTAACATCCTAAAAATCAGACTTGAGTATTAGACCTTAG comes from the Nostoc sp. PCC 7120 = FACHB-418 genome and includes:
- a CDS encoding peptidylprolyl isomerase, yielding MSDLTKVFIAPEEIVNFLKKNMQLKEVYQKILFQRLILQVAEARGITVTTEEIEAEANRQRREKRLEKAADTMAWLADQLASPEDWEMGIRDRLLSQKLANFLFADKVEAFFIQNQLEFEQVSLYQIIVDSEKLAQEIYYQIEDEEISFYEAAYLYDVDAVRRQRCGYEGKVYRFSLPVNVATVIFRTSPKQLISPLQTEQGYHLFMVEEFIPAELTGERYQEILNNMFNQWLITELNKILN